From one Calditerricola satsumensis genomic stretch:
- a CDS encoding prepilin-type N-terminal cleavage/methylation domain-containing protein gives MRMTHFQNPFVHFTLVVTDAACQTADRRANHSFLSLISSLFPESEVLRVRQHGPNLRERGMSLVELLAAVAILALAIIPLSAAFTQVYSTAVENKQRTQAVQIAREAMEQLRNQIHAGNDDVSTLQTKLKNEIKNQYGDNYDVALNLEQKDNIGTSILYEVTVTASYLDKSDPRNTVTLKSLVRKP, from the coding sequence ATGCGCATGACGCATTTTCAAAACCCCTTCGTCCATTTTACACTGGTAGTAACGGACGCGGCGTGTCAAACCGCCGATCGGAGGGCAAACCATTCGTTTCTCTCCCTCATTTCTTCTCTCTTCCCGGAAAGCGAGGTGTTGCGGGTGCGCCAACACGGTCCAAACCTACGCGAACGCGGTATGAGCTTGGTGGAACTGCTGGCCGCGGTGGCGATCCTGGCCCTGGCAATCATCCCCCTCAGCGCGGCCTTCACCCAGGTCTACAGCACGGCGGTAGAAAACAAACAGCGTACACAAGCGGTGCAGATCGCCCGCGAAGCAATGGAGCAGCTCCGCAATCAAATCCACGCCGGAAACGACGACGTGTCGACCCTTCAAACCAAACTGAAGAACGAAATAAAAAACCAATACGGAGACAACTACGATGTCGCGCTGAACCTCGAGCAAAAAGACAACATAGGAACATCCATCTTGTATGAAGTGACTGTCACCGCCTCATACCTGGACAAGTCGGATCCTCGCAACACCGTCACACTCAAAAGCCTAGTTCGCAAACCTTAA
- a CDS encoding PulJ/GspJ family protein → MIPARPLPPRGVTLVELLAALGLLSVVVSLLYTIYHQIQDLGQTASATEDLLAEARLIQTEIVNAMRARQVDKSQGTPENGGNGTPAHEFTLFYQGGGSVAFTWDKQARTLAVDRNGDGFVLSERVAGFSYTPILDNDTAGNSAEVEGYTFTLRLDGDGDGQGEENNKRDLVTIFSVYFPRW, encoded by the coding sequence GTGATTCCTGCCCGCCCGCTCCCCCCACGCGGCGTCACGCTGGTGGAACTGCTTGCCGCCCTCGGGCTGCTCTCCGTAGTGGTCTCCCTCCTCTACACCATCTACCATCAGATTCAGGATCTAGGGCAAACCGCTTCGGCTACGGAAGACCTCCTCGCCGAGGCGCGGCTGATCCAGACGGAAATCGTCAACGCCATGCGGGCCAGACAGGTCGACAAAAGCCAGGGCACGCCGGAGAATGGAGGCAACGGAACACCGGCACACGAATTTACCCTTTTCTATCAGGGCGGCGGGTCGGTCGCGTTTACCTGGGACAAGCAGGCCCGTACCCTCGCCGTCGACCGCAACGGCGACGGCTTTGTCCTGTCGGAGCGCGTGGCGGGCTTTTCCTACACCCCCATCCTCGACAACGACACGGCCGGCAATTCCGCGGAGGTGGAGGGCTACACCTTCACTCTTCGCCTTGACGGCGACGGTGATGGCCAGGGCGAAGAGAACAACAAGCGCGATCTCGTCACCATCTTTTCCGTCTATTTCCCCCGGTGGTAA